The proteins below come from a single Panicum hallii strain FIL2 chromosome 7, PHallii_v3.1, whole genome shotgun sequence genomic window:
- the LOC112899054 gene encoding AT-hook motif nuclear-localized protein 23-like, which produces MAGLDLGTAATRYVHQLHHLHPDLQLQHNYASKQPEPSDDDPNGSGGGNSNNGGPYGDHDGGSSSSGPAGDAPGGGSGGNGEMVARRPRGRPPGSKNKPKPPVIITRESANTLRAHILEVGSGCDVFESVSTYARRRQRGVCVLSGSGVVTNVTLRQPSAPTGAVVTLHGRFEILSLSGSFLPPPAPPGATSLTIFLAGGQGQVVGGNVVGALYAAGPVIVIAASFANVAYERLPLEEEEAQAAPPGLQMQPPGGGADGAGGMGGGPFPPDPSAAGLPFFNLPLNNMAGGGSQLPPGADGHGWAGARPPF; this is translated from the coding sequence ATGGCGGGACTCGACCTCGGCACCGCCGCGACGCGCTACGTCCACCAGCTCCACCACCTTCACCCcgacctccagctgcagcacaacTACGCCAGTAAGCAGCCGGAGCCCTCCGACGACGACCCCaatggcagcggcggcggcaacagCAACAACGGTGGGCCGTACGGTGACCACGACGGCGGATCGTCCTCATCCGGCCCAGCTGGAGATGccccgggcggcggcagcggtgggAACGGGGAGATGGTAGCCCGCCGGCCCCGCGGGCGCCCACCGGGCTCGAAGAATAAGCCGAAGCCCCCGGTGATCATCACGCGGGAGAGCGCCAACACGCTGCGCGCCCACATCCTGGAGGTGGGGAGCGGCTGTGACGTGTTCGAGTCCGTCTCCACGTACGCCCGCCGGAGGCAGCGCGGCGTCTGCGTGTTGAGCGGCAGCGGCGTGGTCACCAACGTGACGCTGCGGCAGCCGTCGGCGCCGACGGGCGCCGTCGTGACGCTGCACGGGAGGTTCGAGATCCTGTCGCTCTCGGGCTCCTTCCTCCCTCCGCCGGCTCCCCCCGGCGCCACCAGCCTCACCATCTTCCTCGCGGGGGGCCAGGGGCAGGTGGTCGGCGGGAACGTCGTCGGCGCGCTCTACGCTGCGGGCCCCGTCATCGTCATCGCCGCGTCCTTCGCCAACGTCGCCTACGAGCGCCTCCcactggaggaggaggaggcccagGCAGCTCCACCCGGCCTCCAGATGCAGCCGCCCGGCGGCGGTGCCGATGGCGCAGGAGGCATGGGCGGTGGCCCGTTCCCTCCCGACCCGTCGGCTGCCGGGCTGCCGTTCTTCAACCTGCCGCTCAACAACATGGCCGGTGGCGGATCACAGCTCCCGCCTGGTGCCGATGGCCATGGTTGGGCTGGTGCACGGCCACCGTTCTGA